The sequence aTCTGGATCTTAATCATAGTCACAAGCATGGCATGGAAAACCCTGAAAGGGGCGATGATTAACCTGAACATGCACCTACGTCATTAATACAATATGATGACGAATGATTGGTTTATTTAAACTAGTATGTAGATTTGTTTGATTCCTGATTcttatgttattgttttgcaaaaatgaATGTGTTACTACACTATATCacgttattttctgacttcatagtGTCTTCATTATGACGTCATTCCTACCATATGATTATAAATTAATTTTCTATCGATACAAGCCTCCAGTCATGTCTATAGTCCTAAAGGATGCAGGGAAAGCTCGAAAAAATTAACGAAATTAACTTCATTAAACTAGAATGAACTACTCATGATGTCATTTTCTGACTTCTTCATGACACCTATCAAATGACATCATAGGATGGGGCATCATTTTCTGATCAACATAATATGTTGTACTATTATTCAGAGAGTTATGTTAGGAAATGTGTCCTTATGCAACATATTTTTGTCGACtttgacattgacctttgactgaTCTGCTCCAAAAACTAATCACCTGGAAATAAGTTTGATGAAAATACGCCCCTGCGTTGTTGGCggtctgtgtgtacatgtacacacacacaaacacacacacacacacacacacacacacacacacacacacacacacacacacacacacacacacacacacacacacacacacacacacacacacacacacacacacacacacacacacacacacacacacacacacacactgccatgcTGGCGTGCAGGGTAAAGACGAGTGCCTTACTTGATGTAAAACTCATATTCCAGCTGTGACCCTCaaatctgtgtgttgttgtctggAGCTGTTTGGTGACAGATGTTGCCCAAGGTCATGAACTTTGGCCCTAAATCATTCAGAAACTCTGTATCATCTCCCAGGTTGCTGAGGGACAGCTTATCCAGTGACTGGCATTTGCTGTCCTGACCCTCATAGTCATATTCAAAGGGCTGATGCATCGGGTGGTCGATATTGTCTCCATCAACCAAGTGGACTTTCTGTGGAATTTAGTAAAAATTGATTTTCTAGGTCAGCTGAATGAATGTGCAAAGACACTCAGTGTGGCTCTTTCTTATATTGCTTAAGGCAAAGGCAGTAAAACATCATAGGGATTTCGTTGTCATCCATGTCCTGCATATGCTTATTATTGAATTTATTCTCATTCACTAAATCATTGTTGTGTCCCTACCATCAGTCAGTGCTCTGCAACCTGTACAGCTTGTTGAATTTGATAATCAGTTAAGACAAGTGCCTTATGAAAGCATTAAGAGAGGATGCCTGGCGTTCAGCTCTGTGTGATCTTACCCTTTCGATGAGATCAGGAAGGAATATATTTGACCGCATGCTGAAATACTGCATGTACCTGCTGGAGCCTCCCTTCATGGGTAcctgggtttaaaaaaaagccttGTTAACAAGTGAGAGACATTTTTGCCTACTTATGAAAGGAAGTTCCATCATTAGAAAGCACCACTTACCTGGTAGCTGTTGCTCCTGCTTGTTTTCCTTGATAAGTTCTAAATGGACGAAAACAAGTACAAagcatattcattcttctaccTTCTGCCTTCACAATCTTTTTGTAGCTCTCtttctgtaaatgtttttaggACATTTGCCTCTGGATCGAGCGCCATTACAAAatccaaaacatattttaagcAATGAGTTTCCTGGTTCTGCGCTCAAACACCATTACGACCAGTGGAGACCATCAAAGTTGATTAGTTTCCCAATCAAATGATTAATTTTACTCTCTTAAAACGGTGAAACAAGTCTGTGCATAAAcagaagtatatatatataaaatggcCAGAGACAGCGAATTGTTAAtcataacacaaattaataaatcacaAGTGTGCACTCACCATGCTCTGCCCTCCAAGAAATCTGCGAGTTTCCCACTGATGCATTTCCATTGCGCTCATGTTAGAATGACTCTGTCAGTGACACACATTAAGGTTAACTCGGGGCTGGAGGAGCATAGTAGAACAAGAACAAGGCCTGTTACAACTACAGACGTTTTATCAGAAATCCTCATTTTAACAACTTGTGCTACTTTAAACCATTCCTTTAAAATCCATGGGTCACAAGTCTTTGCTTTATAGACTCTCAAACCCAGAAAACTATTTATTACTCAACATGATGGACCCTGCGGTGTTGTATTTTCCCACATTGTGGATCATGACCTGATCCGCTCTGTAAATCTATTTGAgcagagaaaatgtgtttaGCAGACCCCTATAAAATGTGTAAGCAGTCCCTCCTTGCAGGTTCTCCAGGTTACTTAACATGTCTGGTATCTGGCTATACTGATAAAGTTCACCCAGTGAGCTTCTTGTCACACAATCCACACAAACCCTGTAATTAAAGTGATACATATGTCAACTGCATACCATTGATAATTTCAGAGTAAATCACACATTCTAAACTGTTTCCTTGTGGTTTGCCCACTTAAGTCTTTTGGACACCTGACTTTTGACCCTCCCTAAAATGTAACCCATGCTAACACATAAGACCTATCTGTCAAAAGGTCAACCACAAGAAAGGGGAACAAGAGGTGAGTGTGGCGGTATCAGGCGTACCTGCCCGATGGCCGGTTTCAGGCTGTCTGTCACAGTTGCACCATTTGAAGATAGCCAGGGTATAGTGGGCATAGCCTGGCAGATAGggagaaaacaaattaaataacagtGCAGACCCTCTCAAACTGGGTAGAAATATAGCATATAATGTCACTGCTTTACTACCACTAAGTTAAACGTAGCACACAACCAActcactgtgcttgcagcgCCGCCTCCTTCTACGTTGTACTTCATAAGGGTCTGGCTGCCTTCATCGTACGGGAGGGTGATGTGTGTCATCGCCCCTTGTCCACACTGACATATAAAGATGAGTAGcagcactgcagacacacatcaaAATGACATCTAAGAACATGTTGCGTTTTCAAGGAACTACCAAATCCCTTAGTCACTGTTGGTTTATTGAGCAGGAACTTTGTGGTTTCGTTAATGTATCCATTGACTGCTCTATACTCACATAAAAATATGAGAAATCCCAGAATAATCGATCCAACACCAGCAGCCCCGAGGCTGGTTGATAGCGGCCCTCTGGCTGGGCAAACGTCTGCTTCTCCACAGTCGCACACTATCACATTGACTGTATCTTGTGCGCCCATTCCCTGTTGGTCCTCAATCTCTACTGGCACAGAGTAGTTGCCATAAGCAAGTGGCGTCAGGCTAACAAGGCCGCCTTCCATACCTGGAGAAGAATGTCAAGAAAGTTAAATAGTGTATTTTTGGTTGgaacaatttattttattgacgAATGTGTAAAGCTACAAACTAACCAATATCAGGGTCTAGTTTCCATTGCGTCTTCAGATTTTCATCAACACCTCCCAGAGAAAAGGCAAAGGGCCCACTGTATGGAGGATCATCTGGGTCTATGACAGGCACCATGGCCTTGTTGCCCTTGTTTCCACACATAATGACACTTTTGCTTGCCAGCTTTGGCTTGTTGTCATTGACATCCCCCAGGTGGAACAGCAGCGAGCATGTACTGTTGGCTGGAGGTTCACCTTGGTAACCAAGGCAAAGGAAAAACTATCACCTTATGAATCCAGTTTACCAATGAATCCTATTCTACAGCTTGTGTTTGATTACAATACAAAGTAGAGCTCTTTCATACCGTCATCAATGGCGTAGATGATTGCTTTGTAAATGCCCTTCTCAACAAAGGGTGATTCTCTGTCCATTTTCGTCACCGATGTGACTTTTCCTGTAATCGGATCAATGGTTAGCCAACCCGCTGGATCTTCTGTTAGCACAAACCTGATCACAGAGAGGAGATATTTGAGAGTGGAGCAGAACATATTAGGATGATGACGTTTCTGACAAACAGCCGAcgcaaaaatgaaagaaaacctcCAAAGAGAAAGGAGCTGCCTGAAAGATTGTGCTTGATtcaaaatgtggaaataaatttaacaAATATAAACTTATTTGGCACCAACCTTATCTTGTCTATGTCAAAGTCCGGATCAGCAAGCGTTGGAGGGAGCCACCCCTCCcccggctcctcctcttcctttagGTACACATCAACTTGCTCTTTCTCAAACTGCGGTGCGTCATTGActtcaaacatttttattgtgaCGTTGATTTTATCTATAGGTGGAAGTGTGACTTTGCCGGTTGATTTGTCTGCACAAACAAAAAGGGGTTCTTCGTTCTCTACTCCGATCTCCAAGGTTATATTAATTGTCCTCTCATAATGTTTTTCCTGGAAAGACATGCAGGTTTAGATCAATACTGGTGCAAGGTATATTCATGAAACATTCTTGACTTGGTCCATTGGGAATAGACAAGGTTTCTAATGGATTGAGATGAGCTGAATTACCTTAATGAAGTGCAGAATACCTTCATTTGTTTTGGGGTCAGTTTCAATTTGGAAaaattcttcctcttttttgtcAACAAAGAAATATTTGGCCCGCCATCCAGGAGTGTTCCGAGTGTCTTTGTCTTCTACTTCGACTCTCAAGACGTTCTTTTTGAGCTGTGATTCGTTCACCTCACCATAGAACTGCACAGACAGGACAGATTTATCTTTAACATCATACATCAGCCCAAAGAtaaactttaataataataattaggaTGATGATAATCcttaccttttttttcttgaacTTTGGTGGATGGGTGTTTGTGTCAACAACATTGAGAGTAACAACAGCAGTGGAGGATAAAAATCCCTTCCCATGATCTTTTGCTTCAACCGTAACTTTATATGTCTTGATTCTCTGTAACAGATGTGTATGATATTTTACAAACATCATATTGAAAAATTTGTATGAACGTGTAAGCTATATCCAGCTGCCCAAAGTAGGTCACAGAGCCTCACATCGTAGTCAAAACATCCTTTAAGTGTGAGCTGGGCCTTTCTGTTACTGAGCTGTTTCAACTCAATCGTGGGCTCTGCCGGTTCCTGTTTAAGCATACGGATGGTGACTTTAGAGTTAGGCGTGTCCTCCTGATCCTCGTCACAAACGTCCAGCACCACTGGCAAGATCCCTTGAGGACATTGAGGAAAAGGAAGCACAAAAGAATTAACATGTTACATAAAAGTAGGAAGAAAGGAACAAGATGAACAAGAACCCAGCATGAATGCGAGACAGGCCAAAAGATAAAGACCAGATTTGATTATTGAACAGCACAATTATTATCTCACATCTCTGTTTGATCTAGACTTTGTGGGAACTCTTTCTATAGCCATATCAACAGGATAACTCTAGAGGGGTGGGAGCACaacccaaggaagaacccattaacttTTGAAGTGGATCTGGACAAATGGATTaaggattttgtttttctttaacgtGGTGAGATAGGGCGatagccttggcagaggtttgcGCTCCACAAGCACCCTTCTAGTTTTATGTGTGATATGAGTGACTGCAATAAGAAAACATGCATACTCTATGAGTCATGCACAACTGGATACCCACCCTTTGTGTTCTCCTTTACATTGAAAATCAGGGGAAGATTCTTAAAAATAGGTGCATTGTCATTGATGTCCTCTACATCTACAATTATAGTTAGGGGATCGTCTATTGCAACGCCGTCCGTCAAGATTTCAAACTTCATCTGTGAGTAAAAGAACACATGAAAGGTGATTTCAAGGggttacaaaaaaatcaatgaaagtGTATCTACTGTCAGAGCACTGGTATTCCAGTGTGCAACTCACCTCGAAATGGGGGGTTTTCTCtctgtcaattttttttaagagaTAAACCTCTCCGTTTTCTTCATTGATTCTAAAAAAGCCATCATCCACACCTGCTCCACTGAGATGGAACTTTGAATGAACattatcttcttttttctgGTCATTATACATCTAGagtccaaacacacaaaacttaGTTTATATTGTTTGCATGTTGGAGCCGGACGACAAGAAAGAGCTGCCACAGTTTTTTGTAAtttcattcacaaaaaaaagtcTTCACCTGTGAAACAACGATTCTTCCCCCATAGACAGGTTCTTCCTCTCTTAGTTCAATCGTAGACAAAACCCAATCTCTTTTGGAACGCAGCAAAAGCTCCTGTGGATTAGTGAAGTTCATAGCTGTTATAATTTTTGCTCACATCAGACCATTTTAGCTGAAGTTTACAATTCCAACGAAAATAATTACCCGCTTAGCACGCCTTGTGTGCTTCCTATGGCCAGACTCTGCCAGGGCTGCTAATGCAACCTACAATGACAGGAAAAGTGCAAAGTGATCCCATATAACTTTGATCTATCACTGTCTCTCCAACACCCCCTGCATTTTATCCACTGTATTTTGTTATTCAGTTAACATCTATGTAGATATGTCCACAACGTGCAGAACCACCTTTACATGCACATATGGGCAACAAATACGGTTTCCACTTCATCTAATCTGTATGACTTTAGACTGTGATGGGAACCAAAGCGAAAGAAGAAGTCCTGTAAATTGAGTTCACCATTCAAGTTAAAGGTAAATTCATTGAAGATGTTGAATCAAtaactgtaaaataataaaaaaagaaaagctgcactCACACTATTACCATGTCCACAACTTGCAAGTCATAGTATAATCCatgaaactgtattttttttcatgagcttaaacttaaaaataacaCTTTGACTTTCAACAACTAGACACTCAGTACATGTGCTATCATTTCTAAGTTTACAAGTTtgccataattttttttttttaaattgttcctCTAGTTCATTGTGAACCAAATCTTTTACCCAACTTAACTTATCAGCAGAAGCAGGGGAAAAGTCCTCATCGTGATCCACTCTGTCCAATGTGCTCTATGGGAGTGCTCTGAAAGAGACAATACAGCTCGAGTTAGAGTGCGATAGCCCACAATACCTGCAGGCAGCGGGTTGGCTGACATTGTTCATGCATGAAGCTGTGCTTGGTgatatcttgtgtttttttctctaccTACTCTTAGACCCTGTGGAGATGAACGTCATGAACATTTCGTATCACCTCCAAATGtgactttatttgtgtttttgtgaataCGATAAAGTGACTAAAGTGAACGCAGGGTGTACTGGGAAACATGGCACGGCTCAGGTTAACATTTCATTCTCATATATACATTAAAATATCCCAGATTCATGTCCTGTAAGTATTGGTTAGTGACTGGATGAACGTCTTAAAGTCACTGACACATTATAAGTCACTCTCACTCATTCAACcagtcacatacagtgccttgcataagtattcaccccctttggacttttctacattttgtcatggtataaccacagattaaaatttatttcatcgtgagtttatgtaatggaccaacacaaaatagtgcatcatttggaagtggggggaaatattacatggatttcacaattatttacaaataaaaatctgaaaagtgttgagtgcatatgtattcaccccctttactgtgaaacccctaacaaagatctggtgcgaccaattgcattcacaagtcacatttgcaagtcacataattagtaaatagggtccacctgtctgcaatttaatctcagtataaatacacctgttctgtgacggactcagagtttgttggagatcattactgaacaaacagcatcatgaagaccaaggagctcaccaaacaggtcagggataaagttgtggagaaatatgaatcagggttaggttataaaaaaatatccagagctttgaacatctctctgagcaccataaaatccatcataagaaaatggaaagaatatggcacaaccgcaaacctaccaagaggaggccgtccacccaaactgaagagtcggacaaggagaaaattaatcagagaagcaaccaggaggcccatggttactctggaggagttgcagagatccacagctgaggtgggagaatctgtccacaggacaactattagtcgtctactccacaaatctggcctttatggaagagtggcaagaagaaagccattgttgaaagggatccataaaaaatcccgtttggagtttgccagaagccatgtgggagacacagcaaacatgtggaagaaggtgctctggtcagatgagaccaaaattgaactttttggcctcaatgcaaaacgctatgtgtggcgaaaacccaacactgcccatcaccctgagcacaccatcccaacagtgaaacatggtggtggtagcatcatgctgtggggatgcttcccTTCAGCAGGTACaaggaaactggtcagaatagagggaaagatggatggagccaaatacagggaaatccttgaagaaaatctgatgcagtctgcaaaagacttgagactggggcggaggttcatcttccagcaggacaatgaccctaaacatacagccagagctacaaatgaatggtttggattaaagaatgttaatgtcttaaaatggcccagtcaaagcccagacctcaatccaatagagaatctatggcaagacttgaagattgcggttcacagacggtctccatccaatctgactgagcttcatcttttttgccaagaagaatggacaaacctttccatctctagatgtgaaaagctggtagagacataccccaaaagacttgcagctgtaattgcagcgaaagggggttctaccaagtattgacacaggggagtgaatacttatgcacccaacagatgtaaacttttttgttctcattattgtttgtgtcacaataaaatttattttgcacctccaaagtactatgcatgttttgttgatcaaacgggaaaaagttcatttaagtctatttgaattccagttagtaacagtacataatgggaaaaagtccaaggggggtgaatacttatgcaaggcactgtacattcaGTATAGCAttagcatacacacacactggatcttTTCAAATAATGAGAGCACGACTGTGTCTAGGTTTTCACAGGCAATAGTAATTGTCAAGTTTTAGTACCAACCCGCCTACGTACCACCTCTCCCTTCAAAGTGATGCTACCTGAGAATTTAGGGAACAGTTGTCAACAATAGATCAAGGACAGAGTGAATGTTTCTTTTGATTAAATGTGTTCAGCGATCGGTCACAAAAGAATGAAGAAAGAATAACATGATTATGATTCACAATGTGCTTACTACTCAGAAGGCTAATAGAAGTAAATACAGAATTTGGCAAGGTGGCTGTTATGTTTCAGTATTCAGGACCTCAGATGAATGTGTTCCCAATCCACACTGGTCGTCCTCGTTGTAAAATTCACTCAATATTCCAATTAATGTCTGGAAGATGATCATTTTGAATCCGTACAACTAATGTATCACGATGGAACTAAACTACACCATAGATCAATCTTTCAATGTCTTCAGACCAGCCCATAAGTAAGTTTGACTTTACAACTAACGATGACTCAGTGTACAGCAGGGCTATACAACTTCAGTAGCAAGGGAGCCAAATAAGAAATTCACGGGGGTGTGAGGGTCGCATAGAAGGTTTATCAATCAATGGCTAAAAATGAGAAACAGTAATGTATATTTCCACAGGTAAACAGTCACAGACGcatctcttttctttcactttataTAGGCAGTTACAGACTTTCATTTCATTCCAAAACACAGGAAGGCTATCAAGCTTTGATACAGTAGTGCAAAAgttacataaaaaacataaaccaAAATTAGACAGTGTTTTTCTGACATGTCCATATCCACAAATGAAGAAGGCAATT comes from Pleuronectes platessa chromosome 6, fPlePla1.1, whole genome shotgun sequence and encodes:
- the LOC128441786 gene encoding desmoglein-2.1-like — translated: MSAMEMHQWETRRFLGGQSMNLSRKTSRSNSYQVPMKGGSSRYMQYFSMRSNIFLPDLIERKVHLVDGDNIDHPMHQPFEYDYEGQDSKCQSLDKLSLSNLGDDTEFLNDLGPKFMTLGNICHQTAPDNNTQI
- the LOC128441916 gene encoding cadherin-like protein 26; protein product: MRTFPLLLLELLLRSKRDWVLSTIELREEEPVYGGRIVVSQMYNDQKKEDNVHSKFHLSGAGVDDGFFRINEENGEVYLLKKIDREKTPHFEMKFEILTDGVAIDDPLTIIVDVEDINDNAPIFKNLPLIFNVKENTKGILPVVLDVCDEDQEDTPNSKVTIRMLKQEPAEPTIELKQLSNRKAQLTLKGCFDYDRIKTYKVTVEAKDHGKGFLSSTAVVTLNVVDTNTHPPKFKKKKFYGEVNESQLKKNVLRVEVEDKDTRNTPGWRAKYFFVDKKEEEFFQIETDPKTNEGILHFIKEKHYERTINITLEIGVENEEPLFVCADKSTGKVTLPPIDKINVTIKMFEVNDAPQFEKEQVDVYLKEEEEPGEGWLPPTLADPDFDIDKIRFVLTEDPAGWLTIDPITGKVTSVTKMDRESPFVEKGIYKAIIYAIDDGEPPANSTCSLLFHLGDVNDNKPKLASKSVIMCGNKGNKAMVPVIDPDDPPYSGPFAFSLGGVDENLKTQWKLDPDIGMEGGLVSLTPLAYGNYSVPVEIEDQQGMGAQDTVNVIVCDCGEADVCPARGPLSTSLGAAGVGSIILGFLIFLLLLLIFICQCGQGAMTHITLPYDEGSQTLMKYNVEGGGAASTAMPTIPWLSSNGATVTDSLKPAIGQGLCGLCDKKLTG